Genomic DNA from Triticum dicoccoides isolate Atlit2015 ecotype Zavitan chromosome 4B, WEW_v2.0, whole genome shotgun sequence:
ATATGAACTATCAAGTTCCCACATCAAAATATTCCTGCTTGCTGACTAAATTCTGAAGTGTAATAATACTCGGAGTAATTTATTGCTTGTGTGTGGTGGGTACTGGGTACTTGAATTAAAACACTATGACCCTGGTTAAGTCTAGAAAGATTTGTATATGCCAACCTACATACAAAGCATAACTAACATCACGAAAAGCTGAATTAGGAATTCTTATAATTGAGGGTGTACTGAACAACCTAATGAAAAGCCAAGGGAAAGATACGGCATGGCAAGAAAACTGATTTCCACTTAACAACCTAATTTCCACTTCGTCAAAGCATAATTGTCAAAGTTAAACAAGTTCAAACAGGCATACTGAACAACCTAATTTCCACTTTGTCAAAGCATAATTGAAGCCTACCAAGTTGAGCACATTGAACGGCCTAACTTCCATATCTATCCTCAATAGCATAACTGAAGGAAGCCTACCAGGTTGGGCACATCGAACAACCTAACTTGCAGTTCCTGAAAAGCATAATGGAGGCCTACCTAGTACAAAGTAGCAGTACACAAGTTGAAAACATGGCACAGATTACACCATTGACGCAAAATCCATGCTCAAGTAACCGAACTAGCAATATTCGCCTTAAGAGACCACAATAACGACAGAATGCATAAGCTAGAGCTGTGATGTACGCCCGCCGCGCCAACAACTCATCGGCAGTCGGAGATGTGTCTCCGCCATCATCGCCAATTCACGCGGCGCACAGGAGGAACTCGTGACGGAGCAGCTAAATGGGGCCAACAACTCATCGGCAGTCGGAGATCTCTCCCCGCCTCGTCGCCGATTCGCGCGGCACACAGAAGGAACTCGTGACGGAGCAGCTAAATGGGGGCTAAGTAAGGCCCTGAGAagaagaggagggagaggaagaggaggaggaggagtgtcgCTCACCTCTTCCAGAGGTCGCGCTGGCCCTTGGCGGGGATGGAGCGCCAGAGGCGGTCCATCTGCGCGCAGAGGCCCTGGATCTGCGCCACCTCCCTGCGCACGGCCTCGGCGCCCGCCGGGTCCGGCGCGCCGACGAGCGGCGCCGAggcggagtaggaggaggaggcgggcgccGAGGCGAGCCGCTCCACGCGGGCCACGCCGTCGCGGGCCGACAGCAGCAGCCGCCGCGCGCTCTGGTACATCTCCGACAGCGTCGCGCCCCCCGCCCCGCCGGAGAAATCCATCGCCGCCGCGGTCGAGATCGATCGGTCgatcgaggagggagagaggggaggatttCCTTCGGGCCGAGCGAGGCGTTGTGACGTGGCCGGTGGCGGGTGCTGGCCGCTTGATCGGGCACGGACGGCGCGATCGATGCCGCGTGGGCCCTCGCCGTGCAGCCTActttccttccttccttccccccCAAGGCTCCAAATTGAAAGGAACACCCAGTCACACATTCCCACAAGTCTATTAGCCTCGCTGATAAAATGTCCATAAGCTGAACGACTGAGTGGTTGGTCTGACAGAGCACTGATTGCCACGAAATATTATCGTATTTTATCATGATCGGCATGTCGAACCATCTGATGGTGCAATCTGGAACAATCACCATGATTGCAATCTGATGGTATTCCAAGATCAAGGGATGCGGTCTTAAAGCGGTGGATCTAGCGTTCTGCATTGACTTCGTTGGCGGCAAACCACGAGTTTGAGGCTAGAAGGATACGCAGACGAACTCCGATTGATGCACCACCCTGATGATGGCACCACCAATGGTAATCCTCTTCATCGGGTCACAAAAGCCCCTTTGGGAGATGGTACTCCTTCATGTTCGACGAAGGTGAGTCGTGTTGGTAGTGATGAGGTTTGGTTCACCTTTCAACCCCTCATATATTTATTATTGTGCCGAATGCACTATCGCCGACCATATAAAAAAAGGTTGTTAGAAATTAAGAAGACGCGTCCAAAAGGGAAAAGTCAGATCGATGCACAATTATCATTAGATTAAGGGGAACCACAAAAGAAACCAAGTATTCATTGTACATCCTAGTATTTTGGTTGATATCCTTTAAGTGTGAGTGGTTACGAAGATATGAACACGTACTATTTGTACTACATTTGACATAACACATGTTTTACTTTGCTAGTAAAAGAAAGGTGAAATCTTTTAGGACGGGCAACTGATTGATTTTTCTTTTTTGGTGTAAGTCACTTTTTATGGGCCAACATATCTTCATCCAACGATCAATATCAATGTTGCCAATGCTCATTTTGTTCTTCCCGTGTTGCCTCCCTACCCAGCCCCATCTGTCGGCCACCGACGCATGCGTCGTGCTGCCCTCCCTCCCACCGCCCAAGGCTAGCCCCTTAAGCCCCAGCCCGCATGGTCTGGCACAAGCAACCATCGCATCGCCATCCGCATATGTTAACCTATTTCCTCGCCTCCGCCTCAGACGCTACATCTCGCCACTACTCGTAGTGCCATCCCCGTCTCTGAAGATTTCCTGGCTCGGCTTTGCCGTTAACGTCGCGGCTCACTACCGTTCTCAACATCGTCGTCGGCTCACTACCATCCTCAACGTCGTCGCCGGCTCTGGCTTCGAGCTCCACCATGCCCCTCCTCCTTCCTTCACACGTGAAATCGACTTACACGAATaataattttttttttcaaatgacTTGCATTTGCATATAGCCGGTGCGAAATTTTGTTCCAAAGTGTAGGGGCATTTCGGGAAACATCTTTGCCCCCAAAATATAACACCAAAGCGACGGGGCTGCTCTGCTCTCCTCATCGTCCTCTCctctcccctgccgccgccgcgccccgcttTCCCCACCGCGCTCCGCAAACNNNNNNNNNNNNNNNNNNNNNNNNNNNNNNNNNNNNNNNNNNNNNNNNNNNNNNNNNNNNNNNNNNNNNNNNNNNNNNNNNNNNNNNNNNNNNNNNNNNNNNNNNNNNNNNNNNNNNNNNNNNNNNNNNNNNNNNNNNNNNNNNNNNNNNNNNNNNNNNNNNNNNNNNNNNNNNNNNNNNNNNNNNNNNNNNNNNNNNNNNNNNNNNNNNNNNNNNNNNNNNNNNNNNNNNNNNNNNNNNNNNNNNNNNNNNNNNNNNNNNNNNNNNNNNNNNNNNNNNNNNNNNNNNNNNNNNNNNNNNNNNNNNNNNNNNNNNNNNNNNGCCGCCCGCCGCCGCGTCGCCATGAGGTACCCCTCTATCATTCTCCTTCTACCCGAATCACGCGCCGGTGTTTTCCCCCCTTTCGACGTCGTCCCCGCCCAATGCGGCGCGGGGCTGGGGCGGGGCGGTTCGTTTCGCTCCGGCAGCTTCTGTCCTCTGCCCCAAATCGGGACGGAATCCGACCGCCTCCTGGTCCGTCAAATTCGCGCCGAAcccccttggagtcacgggctgtagGGCGTTTACGATTTTTGGGGCTTGGTTGATCGTGTGCATACATGCAGAGTAGATCGATCGGATGTTGGAAGTGGCCGTAGGGTCGGAGGccgtccatggattcctccaccagcgctAGGTGTTGTCTGGGGGGCGTCATATTCAGCGAGCATTGGTCGTGGAAGCGCCTGAAACGGATTCAGCACACATCCAGTTCTCTTGTGCTCTGGTCACTGCACTGTTTAGTCGTTTCAGTACAAAGATAAGCTGTTTCATTGATGTTGAAGAAGATGTCTGCCAGTCTATTGCTGCACGCTCTTACATTGAAATGGTTGCCGGTTTTAGTGTAGCATGTGGGCGTCTGTTGAACACGCCGGGGGTGTGCCTAGGATATATATTAATCTGGTCCTTTGTTAATTAGTTTCATCGCCTTTCGCTTGCACTCCCACAGCGTTTCTTAACTCATCTTTTGCAGTGACACCGGGGAAGAAATGTTTAGACTAGGCGTGCATTATTATATCATGTAGTATACCTTAATGATTTGACTACAGCACTATTTGAGCCTTACCGGTTAGTATGAGTTGCATTTTCAATTATGTTCTTGTTAGACTGATACACTCTGTTGTGACAGCCAATCTGTTATTTCTGACTAAGAAATGTTCGGCCAAATCACCTCTTTAGAATATATTACACTGAAGTATGCAAAAGAAAGATAATGCGCCTCCCGTGATACTTATTTTTGGGCATTGTTTATGTTTTTTTTTGCTGCAAGTTAGTGACTAGGTGCTCTGGTTACTCCACTGTTTAGTCGTTTCAGCACAAAAATCAGCTGTTTCATTGATGTTGAAAAAAAAGCCTGTCGTCTATTTCTGCACACTGTTACATTGAAATAGTTGCCAGTTTCAGTGTAGCATGTGGCCGGGCGTCTGTTGAACACGCCGGAGGTGCGCCTAGGATATCAATCTGGTTATCGTTAAGTAGTATGACCGTCNNNNNNNNNNNNNNNNNNNNNNNNNNNNNNNNNNNNNNNNNNNNNNNNNNNNNNNNNNNNNNNNNNNNNNNNNNNNNNNNNNNNNNNNNNNNNNNNNNNNNNNNNNNNNNNNNNNNNNNNNNNNNNNNNNNNNNNNNNNNNNNNNNNNNNNNNNNNNNNNNNNNNNNNNNNNNNNNNNNNNNNNNNNNNNNNNNNNNNNNNNNNNNNNNNNNNNNNNNNNNNNNNNNNNNNNNNNNNNNNNNNNNNNNNNNNNNNNNNNNNNNNNNNNNNNNNNNNNNNNNNNNNNNNNNNNNNNNNNNNNNNNNNNNNNNNNNNNNNNNNNNNNNNNNNNNNNNNNNNNNNNNNNNNNNNNNNNNNNNNNNNNNNNNNNNNNNNNNNNNNNNNNNNNNNNNNNNNNNNNNNNNNNNNNNNNNNNNNNNNNNNNNNNNNNNNNNNNNNNNNNNNNNNNNNNNNNNNNNNNNNNNNNNNNNNNNNNNNNNNNNNNNNNNNNNNNNNNNNNNNNNNNNNNNNNNNNNNNNNNNNNNNNNNNNNNNNNNNNNNNNNNNNNNNNNNNNNNNNNNNNNNNNNNNNNNNNNNNNNNNNNNNATGATGCATTTTCTATGGCATGCAGTCGTCAACCTGAGGTGCTCTGGGCTCAACGCTCTGAAAAGGTTTACCTGACTATCTCAGTCCCAGACGCAGAAGATGTTGTGATCAAGACTGAACCTCACGGCATCTTTAGCTTCTCAGCTGTTGCTCATGGGGAATCTTTTAGCTTGAATTTGGAGCTATTCGATTCCATACTGCCTGAGGTAAGTATATGTGGTTGTGGTCGTCAGTTCTACATTGTAATACAGGGCTGGTTTCAGTTGATGTTGACTtatgttcagtttctacctctgggtTCTTCCTTGGATACATGTTAGAAGGCTACTGAATGGACATATATAATACTTACAATGTTGTCGCTCGTCTTTCAGTCATAGGAACTTGAATCCACATATAGATGATCTACTTCGTAATATTTATATACATGCCATACCCTGTTTGAAGGAACTAACCGATGCATGCTGAATAATTTCCTGTGCAATGTTGATGAGGACGATCATCACTTTATCTTGTGAACTGTTAGTCAAGTAACCCCTTTTTTAACTTGTCTGTAGGgaagcaaaacaaagacaaaggtggGTTCCCGAAACATAATCTGTTCGATCCAGAAAGATAAGAAATGTTGGTGGAAGCGCTTGCTGAAGTCAGAGGCAAAACATCCATACATCAAAGTTGACTGGAACAAATGGTGTGATGAGGATGAAGAGTCTGGTATGTGCttttgatatactccctccgtccaaaaatacttgtcatcaaaatggataaaaagagatgtatctaaaactaaaatacatctagatacatccccttttatccattttaatgacatgtatttcgggacggagggagtatgatataaATGAACAACATAGACATTTTTCCTGTACCAACTTGtggagttcatcacagaaaacggaTTTGAAAAGAAAGTGAGATGTAATTAAGTAGATCACATTTGGTTGTTGTGTGCGTCAAGTATTATGCTTTACACAAAATCAGGGTCCATTACGTTTGTCATTATGGGTGGGGTGGGACATACCATTCTTCCTGAAGGTCACATGTATGCCATTCCCAGTTTCCTCAGATTGCAATGTATTACGTAACAAGCAATTTGCTGATACGCTAAATAAGTTTATACTCTTTCGAAGCTGGTTTAATGATCATAAGTACTCTGGCTATTTAATCTGTGATCCCATCATGTAGCTGCTATGAAGCTCTACTTTCTTCACTTTTATCTGCATTTTAGTTCACTATGCATTATGCTTCGGTCGATCTAACACATAATCCCTTTCAGAGAATTCGGGTTCAGACGATGACTTTGATGGTGGTGAGGTATGAACCATGATCAACCTTCTGTGCCCCCTCATTTTCTTGCTTGGTTTATGTTTAATCCTCAGTCTAGAGTTACTTACTGTTATCCTCACGCTGTTGCAGGAAAATGAGGAAAGCGATGCTGATGATGGAATGCTGTGTGAGTGCCCATCTTGTACTTTGAATCCCACATACGCCTGGCCTTTACATTATGCTGCTTCTGACGATCAAATTCACACCTGATTAATTTACCAATATGGACATAACTTTCTGTACACAAACCTATATATATGGTTTGGAGCGTGAGCTAATCTGTATTTGTGTAGCGTCACGATAGGATTTTCGTTAGACTTCATTTTCTTAAAtagtccctccgttccaaaataagtgtcttaactttgtactaactttagtacaaagttgtactaaactttagacacttattttgagacgaaggGAATATGATTCTGCACAGAAGAAGAGTTCCTTTGATAACTTGATTTGAACTGTTGACAATTCAGTCTCTTACCACACTTGACAAGGGTTATTTTCTGCCGACAGTCAAATTCATCATTTGCGTAAACAAAGTACTGGTTGTAGCATCCCCTCAACAATGAGTCTGAAAAAAAGTCGCAATCAGAGAGCATATGTGCTCCTTGTAACTAACCCGGCGGCTTTGTTTGGTTGCAGATCTCCCTGACCTTGAGAAGCTGAGAGGGAAATGAGCAGACAGGTTGGACTGGATATATGAATGAAGTAGGTTGTGCCGCTGTAGCAAGTAACCGTTAACGCTAAAAACCTGGGATGGTGGTACCGCCAGACTTGTGACATGGTGCCATGTCTTTTAATCTACCGATCGTTACTCTTTTGTCGTCGCCGAGCTAGGGTTTGGAATGTAGCTAGTGAGTCGCGTTTCGTTACCGACTTGGTTATTGCTGTTATGCAGCAAGATTTCGGACATGTATGCTGAGCACCTTGTGGTTTCTCTTCAACATGATGTGTTAATAGAGTTTCAATGGCAGGATTATATTCATGGGCACTTCAAGCATCAGTATTATTGTTTATATAGCAGTCAGTTTTTACTTTTTAGGTCTGTGGAGGGTGGATGCTGCTAAGGATTGCCTAATGGAAACATGATGTTTAGATGATTTTTACATCAAGTCCTCAGTTTGTGGATAGGTGCGCAGCGCAGCGGTGCGGATCTTTGGGTCTCGGCCTTTTGCGTGCCAATGCACCTGAATTGAAAAtaccccctccgttccaaaattcttatcttagatttgtctagatacggatgtatcgtctaaatacggatgtatctaatactaaaaggtgacttgatacatccgtatttagacaaatctaagataagaattttgggacggagggagtaataatttaGAAATTGCAAAACAAATAGAGGCAAAATTCCTTATTCTTTTTGGAAACCAAATTGATCTAGTGTTACACTTGTGAAAAGTTTCACGAAGAAATGACTTGTGTGGTATTTTTGGTGAAAAATTAAACACTAAAAAAGTGAATATTCATGCCTTTTCTACTCACACTTTTTGTCCTACCGAAACTTATTCTGTGTGTACACTTTATATGTCATGGTACGCCTAGTTCTGTACAACTGTCGTCTCCCCTGAAAAGCTAGGATTTCTTTGCCTCCTACCAGCGGTCCGTCTTTGGTGGCCTTAGGGTCATGTGAGTGGAGTGGatctagtccacgaaacgggtcagaattggtcaaaattgtgagtgttgatgatcgacatgtaaacgcATTCCGGAGTTCGTCAGTCGTGAAAATCATtatgggaccctaaaacagtgagtagtcgaagaaatgggtcagaatcgacccaaactgtaagtgttgatgaccgacacgtagacgcaccccggtgttcgttaatcgtggaaatcactttgggacccaaaATAGTGGGTAAAAGTCTACGAAACGggacaaaatcggccaaaattgtgagtattgatgaccgacacgtaaacgcaccccggagttcgttaatcgtggaaatcactcagggacccaaaATAatgggtaatagtccatgaaacgggcatgaatcagccaaaactataagtgttgatgactgacacgtaaacgcatcccggggttcatcaatcgtggaaatcatatcgagaccccaaaactgagtaatagtttaagaaacgggccagaatcggcccaaactgtgactcttaacgaccaacacgtaagcacatcttggggttcgacaaccatagaaatcgctttgggaccacaaaacggtgaataattccacgaaacaggtcagaatcggccaaaactgtgagtgttgatgaccggcacgtaaacacactccggggttcgtcaatcgtggaaataactccaggaccccaaaacagtgagtaatagttcaagaaacgggacaaaatcggccaaaattacgactgttgatggccgacacgtaggagcaccttggggttcgacaaccatgataATCGCTTTGgatcccaaaacgatgagtaatagtccacggaacgggcagaatcgaccaaaactgtgagtgttgatgaccgacacgtaaacgcacctcggggttcgttaatcgtggaaatcacctcgggacccaaaaacaatgagtaatattccaagaaacgagccagaatcggccaaaactgcgactgttgatggccgacacgtaggcgctccttgggattcgacaactatggaaatcgcttcggaaccGATAAACGGCAAGTAATAGACCACGAAActggttagaattggccaaaactatgagtgttgacaacGAACACGTAAACCCACCCGCGGGATCACCAATCATGGAAAATcgctatgggaccccaaaacagcgagtaatagtgcacgaaatggaccaaaatcggccaaaattttgagtgctgatgaccgatacgtaaacgcaccccagggttcgtcagtcgtgtaaatcacttcgggaccccaaaaattagtaatagtccaaaaacgggccagaatcggcccaaactgcgagtcttgacgaccaacacgtaagcacaccttggggtctgacaaccatggaaatcgctttggaccataaaacggtgattaatagtccataaaacaggccagaatcggcaaaaattgtaagtgttgatgtccgacacgtaaacgcaccccagggttcatcaaccgtggaaatcactccgggaccccaaaaccgaataatagtccaagaaacgggctaaaatcggcccaaactgcgattgttgatgacggacacataagcgcaccttgtggtTCGGCAACCATGAAAATCGATTTGGgacaccaaaatggtgagtaatagtcaatgaaacggaccagaatcggccaaaaccgtgagtgttgatgaccgacacgtaaacgcaccccgacgtTCGTTAATTGTCGAAATCAcattaggaccccaaaacagtgagtaatagtccatgaaacgggccagaatcgaccaaaactgtgagtgttgatgaccgacacgtaaacacaccccagggtccattaattgtggaaatcacttcgggaccccaaaacagtgagtgatagtccatgaaacgggccagaataggctaaaactgtgagtgttgaggaccgatacgtaagtgcaccttgggtttcaacaagtatggaaatcgctttggggccccaaaacggtgagtaatagtccacgaaacgggttagaattggccaaaaccgtgagtgttgacgacggacatgttaACTTActccagggatcgtcaatcgtggaaatttctctgggaccccaaaatggtgagtagtagtgcacgaaacggactagaatcggccaaaattgttagtgttgatgaccgatacgtaaacgcacccctgggttcgtcaatcgtggaaatcactccggtaccccaaaaccgagtaatagtccaaaaaacggtCCAGAGTCGGCCCAAACTGTaattgttgatgacggacacgtaagtgcaccttggggttcaagaaccatggaaatcgatttgggaccccaaaatgatgagtaatagtccacgaaacgggccagaatcggccaaaaccgtgagtgttgatgaccaacacgtaaacgcaccccggcgttcgtcaatcgtggaaatcacactcggaccccaaaacaacgattaatagtccacgaaacaggccagaatcggccaaaactttgagtgttgataaccgtcacgtaaacgcaccacggggttcgttaatcgtggaaatcactctgggaccccaaaacagtgagtgatagtccacgaaatgggccagaatcggccaaaactgtgagtgttgatgaccaacacgtaagtgcaccttgggtttcaacaactacaaaaatcgcttcggggccccaaaatggtaagtaatagtccatgaaaagggtcagaattggtcaaaattgtaagtgttgacgacggacgcataaacgcaccccggggatcgtcaatcgtgaaaatcacacCCGGAAGccaaaacggggagtaatagtgcacgaaacggactagaatcggccaaaattgtgagtgttgatgaccgacacgtaaacgcaccctggggttcgtcaattgtcgaaatcactccaggacccctaaacagagtaatagtccaagacacgggacagaatcagccaaaactacgactgttgatggccgacacgtaggcgcaccttggggtttgacaactgtggaaatcgcttcgggaccgcgaaacagtgagtaatagtccatgaaacgggtcagaattggtcaaaactgcgagtgttgacgacggacacgtaaacgcacaccagggatcgtcaatcgtggaaatcgttgtggggccccaaaaaggtgagtaataaaaTACGAAATGTACCACAATCGcctaaaattgtgagtgttgatgaccgacacgtaaacgcaacccggggttcgtcaatcgtggaaatcacttcggggccccaaaactgagtaatagtccaagaaatgggccagaattggcccaaactgtgactcttgatgacccacacgtaagcaCAGcttagggttcgacaaccatggaaatcgctttgggaccacaaaacggtgtgtaatagtccacgaaacggtctagaatcggcccaaactgtgactgttgatgatgaacacataaacgcaccctggggttcgtcaatcgtagaaatccctctgggaccccaaaatagtgggtaatagtccaagaaatgggccagaattagcCCAAatcgtgaatgttgatgaccgacaaaatatgagtaatagtccacgaaatgggccagaatcggccaaaaccgtgagtgttgatgactgacacgtaaatgcaccctggggttcgttaatcgtggcaaCCACACTAGGActacaaaacaatgagtaatagtccatgaaacaggccagaatcgacccaaactgtgattgttgatgaccgacacgtaagcgcaccttggggtttgacaaccatggaaatcgattagggaccccaaaacagtgagtaattgtccatgaaacgggctagaatcggccaaaaccatgagtcttgatgaccgacacgtaaacgcacgccggggttcgttaatcatggaaattactctaggacctcaaaacggtgagtaatagtccacgaaatgggctagaatcggacaaaaccgtgagtgttgatgaccgacacgtaagtgcaccttgggtttcaacaactacaaaaatcgcttcggggccccaaaatggtaagtaatagtccatgaaacgggtcagaattggtcaaaattgtaagtgttgacgacggacgcataaacgcaccccggggatcgtcaatcgtggaaatcacacccggaagccaaaacggggagtaatagtgcacgaaacggactagaatcggccaaaattgtgagtgttgatgaccgacacgtaaacgcaccctggggttcgtcaattgtcgaaatcactccaggacccctaaacagagtaatagtccaagacacgggacagaatcagccaaaactacgactGTTGATGGTCGACACgtaggcgcaccttggggtttgacaactgtggaaatcgcttcgggaccgtgaaacggtgagtaatagtccatgaaacgggtcagaattggtcaaaactgcgagtgttgacgacggacacgtaaacgcacaccagggatcgtcaatcgtggaaatcattgtggggccccaaaacggtgagtaataatataCGAAACGTACCACAAATCGcctaaaattgtgagtgttgatgaccgacacgtaaacgcaacccggggttattcaatcgtggaaatcactttgggggcccaaaactgagtaatagtccaagaaatgggccagaattggcccaaactgtgactcttgatgacccacacgtaagcaCAGcttagggttcgacaaccatggaaatcgctttgggaccacaaaacggtgtgtaatagtccacgaaacggtctagaatcggcccaaactgtgactgttgatgatgaacacataaacgcaccctggggttcgtcaatcgtagaaatccctctgggaccccaaaatagtgggtaatagtccaagaaatgggccagaattagcCCAAaccgtgaatgttgatgaccgacaaaatatgagtaatagtccacgaaatgggccagaatcggccaaaaccgtgagtgttgatgaccgacacgtaaatgcaccctggggtttgttaatcgtggcaaCCACACTAGGACTacaaaataatgagtaatagtccatgaaataggccagaatcgacccaaactgtgattgttgatgaccgacacgtaagcgcaccttggggttcgacaaccatggaaatcgattagggaccccaaaacagtgagtaat
This window encodes:
- the LOC119294542 gene encoding co-chaperone protein p23-2-like — its product is MSRQPEVLWAQRSEKVYLTISVPDAEDVVIKTEPHGIFSFSAVAHGESFSLNLELFDSILPEGSKTKTKVGSRNIICSIQKDKKCWWKRLLKSEAKHPYIKVDWNKWCDEDEESENSGSDDDFDGGEENEESDADDGMLYLPDLEKLRGK